Part of the Triticum urartu cultivar G1812 chromosome 2, Tu2.1, whole genome shotgun sequence genome, TCCCCTTTGTCCGGTTCTATTTCTCACCTCCCTCTTTCTCTTTTACAGGAGGCGGAAGCCATGGCCGCCGGACCGCCGCCCCGCGTCGGCCGGCCATCGGAGCGCCGCTGCCGGACCAACGCGCCGCCCTTCCCtcctctccttctccccctccCTCCGGTTCTATCTCTcacctccctctctctctcctttgcAGGAAGCCACGGCCGCCGGACCTCCATGCCTCCGCGAGCTCGCGGCCGGCCTATGACCTCTACGCTGCCTCCAGTCCTCTCCGGACACCTCCTTGTATTCTTCTCATTCTCCGACGCTGCCAAGTTCGCCCGAGGAAGAAGCGCCGAGTTTGCCGGAGGAACAAGAACATCCGTCCAATGTCGCCTGAGCTACACCAGAGGTATGTATCCCCTTGATATTCACTGGATGGAATCCCCTGTTTACATCCAAAGG contains:
- the LOC125535833 gene encoding uncharacterized protein LOC125535833 codes for the protein MRGLALVPPRRPAPPTDERAAMPSLLIPSPLSGSISHLPLSLLQEAEAMAAGPPPRVGRPSERRCRTNAPPFPPLLLPLPPVLSLTSLSLSFAGSHGRRTSMPPRARGRPMTSTLPPVLSGHLLVFFSFSDAAKFARGRSAEFAGGTRTSVQCRLSYTRGCSSIWDLQQESKPRFLLREVSCILAEMYISIPVLLDYSSVNSSHGYIHI